A region from the Aphis gossypii isolate Hap1 chromosome 1, ASM2018417v2, whole genome shotgun sequence genome encodes:
- the LOC114125387 gene encoding cell division cycle protein 20 homolog, with protein sequence MSQFTFVNDLKSAVRMDEPITNGPAPRWMKKSVESSTSFSNTSRKTNDLMAIKKTPSKTPNKSKSPASRSASNTPAKPKTPGGDRFIPSRMSTNFDISNFKMNQENENLDLSPTQTDYRKAMSENLHGCDINNVRVLSYQNKAPAPPEGYQNALKVVYSQSKTPMNIRGATRYIPHAPDRILDAPEIVDDYYLNLIDWSFSNILAVALGTSVYLWNADSGAIDQLLDLEGADYVTSLSWVPNGNLLSVGTALGPVQLWDASQTKRLRIMNSHSSRVGAMSWNSHILTTGCRNGELVHNDVRQREHIVGTIQSHTQEVCGLKWSTDGRYLASGGNDNLLNVYSGLPGQATYQSEPIYSFSQHQAAVKALDWCPWQTNVLASGGGTADRTIRFWNCNNGQCINSVNANSQVCAILWSKTYRELVSAHGFANNQLTIWKYPSLTKVAELTGHTNRILNLAMSPDGSTVLSAGADETLRMWKCFLPDPNKKKEQEKRSFRPTILGPGLR encoded by the exons atgtcTCAATTCACTTTTGTCAATGATCTTAAAAGTGCTGTAAGAATGGATGAGCCGATCACCAATGGCCCAGCTCCGCGTTGGATGAAGAAAAGTGTGGAATCAAGTACTAG tttttcaaaTACGTCAAGAAAAACTAATGATTTAATGGCTATCAAGAAGACTCCATCAAAAACacctaataaatcaaaatcaccAG cttcAAGATCAGCATCAAACACGCCAGCTAAACCTAAAACACCTGGTGGGGACAGATTCATTCCTTCCAGAATGTCTACAAATTTCGACATAAGTAATTTCAAA atgaaTCAAGAAAATGAAAACCTAGACTTAAGTCCCACTCAAACAGACTACAGAAAAGCTATGTCTGAGAATCTCCATGgttgtgatataaataatgttcgtGTTCTATCTTATCAAAATAAAGCACCGGCTCCTCCAGag ggtTATCAAAATGCTTTAAAAGTAGTTTATAGTCAATCCAAGACTCCCATGAATATACGAGGAGCAACTCGTTATATACCACACGCACCAGACCGTATTTTGGATGCTCCTGAAATTGTTGACGACTATT atctaaatttaattgactGGAGCTTTTCCAACATATTGGCCGTCGCCTTGGGGACAAGTGTATATCTTTGGAATGCTGACTCAGGAGCCATTGATCAACTGTTAGATTTAGAAGGTGCAGACTATGTTACTTCTCTAAGTTGGGTACCCAATGGAAACCTTTTAAGTGTTGGAACTGCTTTAGGACCTGTACAA ttATGGGATGCATCACAGACTAAACGGCTGCGTATAATGAACAGTCATAGTTCAAGAGTAGGTGCAATGTCTTGGAACAGTCATATATTAACTACTGGTTGCAGAAATGGAGAACTTGTTCACAACGATGTCAGACAGAGAGAACACATTGTTGGTACGATTCAATCCCACACTCAAGAA GTTTGTGGTCTTAAATGGTCAACTGACGGTCGTTATTTAGCCAGTGGAGGCAATGACAACCTGTTGAATGTGTACAGTGGCTTACCAGGCCAAGCAACTTACCAATCTGAACCAATATACAGTTtcag TCAACATCAAGCTGCCGTTAAAGCATTAGACTGGTGTCCGTGGCAAACCAATGTACTAGCCAGTGGTGGTGGAACAGCTGACAGAACTATCAGATTTTGGAATTGCAACAACGGTCAATGTATTAATTCAGTCAATGCCAATTCACAGGTGTGCGCTATTCTGTGGTCAAAAACTTACAGAGAATTGGTATCAGCGCACGGTTTTGCAAATAACCAACTCACAATTTGGAAATATCCTTCACTAACCAAA GTTGCTGAGCTTACTGGACACACAAATCGTATTCTGAATTTGGCAATGTCACCAGATGGATCAACAGTCCTCTCAGCTGGTGCAGATGAAACTTTGCGAATGTGGAAGTGCTTTTTGCCAGATCCAAACAAGAAGAAAGAACAGGAGAAGCGCTCTTTTAGACCCACTATATTGGGTCCAggtttaagataa